The Actinocorallia herbida DNA window TCGGTGACCTCGAGGCCGGACTGCTTGCGGGCGTCCTGGATCATCCGGACGGCCTCGCGGGCGAGGCCCGCCAGGCGCAGCGCGGGGGTGATCTCCAGGTCGAGGGCGAGGGTCTCGCCGCCCGCGGACTCCACGGCCCAGCCGGAGCGGGGCCGCTCGGTGACGATGACGTCGCCGGCGCCCAGCTCGACCGTGCCGACCTGGGGCACCTCGAAGGTGTGGGCGCCCGCGCGCACGTCCGCGACGAGCTCGACCGGGTCGGCCGCGGTGACCGCCTTGGCGACCAGCGGGGTCTGCTTGCCGTACCGCTTGCCCAGCTCGCGGAAGTTCGGCTTCACCTCGTACTCGACGAGGTCGCCGCCGATCGACGACAGGTCCTCGAACGCGCCGACGTTCAGCTCCTCGGCGATCTGCGCGCGCAGCGCCTCGGGCAGCCCCGCCCAGCCCGGCGCGCCGACGAGGGCGCGGCCGAGCGGCTGGCGGATGCGGACCGCGGAGGACGTGCGCGCCGCCCGCCCGAGGTCGACCAGCCGGCGGACGAGCGCCATCTGGGCGGTGAGCGCGGTGTCGACGAGCGCGGGGTCGGCCGTCGGCCAGTCCGCCAGGTGGACGGACTCCGGCGCGCCCTCGGGCTTGAGCACGTCCCAGACGTGGTCGGTGAGGAACGGGACGAGCGGGGCCATGAGCCGGGTGAGGGTCTCCAGGCACTCGTACAGGGTCGCGAAGGCCGAGTGGTTCTCCGGGGTGGTCGGGCCCTCCCAGAAGCGGCGGCGGGAGCGCCGGACGTACCAGTTGGACAGGTCGTCGACGAACTCGGTCAGGCGCCGGCCCGCGGCCTGGGTGTCGAACACCTCAAGGGCGGCGGTGACCTCAGCCGTCGTGCGGTGGAGTTCGGCGAGCGCCCAGCGGTCCAGCAGCGGCCGGTCGGCCGGGGCGGGCGCCTCGGCGAGTCGCGCCGGGGTCCAGGCGCCGTCCTGGGCCGCCGCGGCGTTGGCGTACAGGACGAAGAACGACGCGGTGTTCCAGTAGGTCAGCAGGACCTTCCGGACGATCTCCTCAAGGGCGGCGTGGCCGACGCGCCGGGCCGCCCACGGGGAGCCGGAGCAGGCCATGAACCAGCGCAGCGCGTCGGCGCCGTGCTGCTCCATGAGGGGGAGCGGCTGGAGGACGTTGCCGAGGTGCTTGGACATCTTCCGGCCGTCCTCGGCGAGGATCAGGCCGAGGCACAGGACGTTCTCGTACGAGGACTTGTCGAACACCAGGGTGCCGACGGCCATCAGCGAGTAGAACCAGCCGCGGGTCTGGTCGGTGGCCTCGCAGATGAACTGGGCCGGGTAGTTGGCCTCGAACTCGGGCAGGTCGGTGTACGGCGCGCCGTGCTGGGCGAACGGCATGGAGCCCGAGTCGTACCAGGCGTCGATGACGTCGGGGACGCGCTTGGCGGTCTGCGCGCAGACCGGGCAGCCGAAGGTGACGTCGTCGACGAACGGGCGGTGCGGGTCGAGCTCGGAGTGGTCCTCGCCGGCCAGCTCCGACAGCTCCTTCAGCGAGCCGACGCAGGTGACGTGCTCGTCCGGGCAGATCCACAGCGGCAGGGGCGTGCCCCAGTACCGCGAGCGCGACAGGGACCAGTCGACGTTGTTGCGCAGCCACTCGCCGTACCGGCCCTCCTTGATCGTCTCGGGGAACCAGTTCGTCCCGGCGTTCTCGCGGAGCAGCGCGTCCTTGACCGCGGTGGTGCGGATGTACCAGGCGGGCAGCGCGTAGTACAGCAGCGCGGAGTGGCAGCGCCAGCAGTGCGGGTAGCTGTGCTCGAAGTGGCTGCCGCGGAACAGCAGGCCGCGCTCGCGCAGGTCCTCGGTGAGGCGCTCGTCGGCCTCCTTGAACAGGACGCCGCCGACCATCGGGACGTCCTCGGCGAAGCGTCCGTCGGGGCCGATCGGGTTGACCACGGGCAGGCCGTAGCGCTTGCAGGTCTGGAGGTCGTCGGCGCCGAAGGCCGGGGCCTGGTGGACGAGGCCGGTGCCGTCCTCGACGGTGACGTAGTCGGCCAGCAGGACGAAGTGGGCGCCCGGGATCTCGACCAGCTCGAACGGCCGGGAGTACGGGGTGCGCTCCAGCTCGGTGCCGGAGAAGGACTCGCGGGCGGTCCAGCCCTCGCCGAGCGCGCTCTCCAGCAGGGGCTCGGCGACGATCACCGGCTTCTCGCCGTCCTTGACCGCCACCACGTAGGTGACGTCCGGGTGCACGGCGACCGCGGTGTTGGACACCAGGGTCCAGGGCGTGGTGGTCCAGATGAGCAGGTCGGCGCCCTCGAAGCGGCCGGACGTGACGGGCATCCGCACGTAGACCGAGGGGGAGGAGACCGTCTCGTAGCCGCCGGGCTGGCCCAGCTCGTGGTCGGACAGGCCGGTGCCGCAGCGCGGGCAGTACGGGGTGATCCGGTGGTCCTGGAAGAGCAGGCCCTTGTCCCAGATGACCTTGAGCGACCACCAGACCGACTCGACGTAGGCAGGGTCCATGGTCCGGTAGGCGTTCGCCAGGTCCGTCCAGTAGCCCATGCGCTCGGTCATCTCTTCGAACGCGTCGGTGTGCCGCATGACCGAGGCGCGGCAGCGCTCGTTGAACTCGGCGATGCCGTAGGCCTCGATCTGGGGCTTGCCGGACAGGCCCAGCTCCTTCTCGACGGCCACCTCGACGGGCAGGCCGTGGCAGTCCCAGCCGGCCTTGCGGGGCACGTTGAAGCCCTGCATGGTCTTGAAGCGCGGGAAGACGTCCTTGAAGACGCGGGCCTCGACGTGGTGCACGCCGGGCATGCCGTTGGCGGTGGGCGGGCCCTCGTAGAAGACCCAGCGGGGGCCGTCGGCGTTGCGGTCGAGGGAGCGCTGGAAGATCTTCTCGTCCTGCCAGCGGCTCAGCAGGTCGCGTTCGAGGGCGGGCAGATCCACCTGGGCGGGCAGGGGCCGGAAGGACACGGCGGTCGCACCTTTCAAGACTGAACTTCTGGGACGGAAGTCTGGTGAGTCTTGAAGGGACGACCTCGGGCGATGCGCTCGCCGGGCCGCGGTACCACCCCTCTTGACCGAGCCCGACGCTTCGGGCGCGATCCACTTCGTTCAGTCCGGCTGCCGGTTCTACTGGGCCTCGGGTGAAGGCCCGGGGCCGTTCTTCCGGCGGCTCCGGGGTGATTGCCCCATCGCTGCCTTGCCGACGACTGTCACGATTGTAGAGCCACTCGGTGATCGCGCTCGACCCGGTTTCCGGCCGTCGGGGTCTTCGGTCAAGGAGCACCCAAGGGAAGGTGAGGAAGATGGCTGTGCGGCCGGTGATCCGGGCGGGTCCCGGGGCGTGCGGCCGCCGGCGGGCGCGACCAGTCGGGGAAAGGTCGCCGAGATCGACGGTGATGTGATCCAGCTCACTGAAAAGATCGACCAATTGCGCGGTTCCTGACACCGCGTCGTGGGGCATATGCGGGTGGTGACCGATCGGCAGCGCCCCCGGGTGTTTGCCGTCCCGCCGAATGGAGACCTATGCTTCCCGCACTGCCCGTCGAAGAGAAGCTCGACGCGAGGGGGCCCGCGATGGCCGGAACCGCGAGCGTGAAGAACAAGTCGGCACAGTCCAAGCCCGCCGCCGACAAGGCGGCAGCCGAGAAGGCGAAGGCGGCGGCCAAGGCCGACGCGCTCCCCGTGCGCGAGGGCGAGGAACACTGGACGGTCAAGGAGCTCGCCGAGGTCAGGACCAGGCTGAGCGCGGAGATCGAGGAGTTCACCGCGGAGATCAGGGCCGCGCAGAACCAGGCCGCCGAACACGGCGACTCCGGCGAGGGCGCGGGCGACGACCAGGCCGACGCGGGCGCCAAGACCTACGAGCGGGAGCACGAGCTCGCGCTGACCAACAACTGCCGCGATCTGCTGGAGCAGAACGAGCGCGCGATCGCGCGCATCGACGCGGGCACCTATGGTGTATGTGACAACTGCGGGCAGGCGATCGGCAAAGCGCGCCTCCAGGCCTTCCCGCGGGCGACTCTGTGTGTGACATGCAAACAACGCGAGGAGCGTCGCTGAGCGACGCCAACGATTCTCAGGGAGCCGGGACCATTTCCGATGCGCAGACGGGGTCCCGGCCCCGACGTCATATCGTCCTGTTCGGGTGCGTGGCACTGCTGGCCGTGCTGATCGACCAGGTCGCCAAGATCGTGGTCGTGGCGACGCTGGAGGGCCAGCGCCCGATCGAGCTGCCGCTCGGCATCAGCACGCTGCGCGTGGTGCGCAACGCGGGCGCGGCCTTCTCCATCGGCACCGGGATGACCTGGATCTTCACGATCATCGCGCTCGGCGTGGCCGTGGCGATCATCCGCTACGCCAAGGATCTGCGCAGCACCCCGTGGGCGATCACGCTCGGCCTGCTGCTGGGCGGCGCGGTCGGCAACCTGATCGACCGGCTGGTCCGGGCGCCGGGCGTCTTCCACGGCCATGTCGTCGACTGGATCGAGTGGCCGGCCTGGCCGTTCTTCGACGGGTGGCCGGTGTTCAACCTCGCCGACTCCTGCATCCTCTTCGGCGGCGCCTTCGCCGTCCTCCTCGCCGGGCTCGGCTACCAGCCGGACGGCTCCCGCGAGACCAAGGCGTCACGCGAGGAGGCCGCCGAGGAGGCCCCTGACGAATCCGTCGAGGACGCCCCGGCACCCGCCGACAGGACCCCGGCCGACGCCGCGCCGGAGGTGAAGGAATGAGCGATCAGCGCTCCCTCTACGTGCCCGAGGGCCTTGAGGGCGAACGGGTCGACACCGCGCTGGCCAGGCTGTTCGGCCTCTCGCGCGGCCGCGCCGCCGAGGTGATCGCGGCCGGCGACGTGCAGATCGACGGCCGCGAGGTCGCCAAGTCCGACCGGGTGACCGCCGGGGCCTGGCTGGAGGTGCTGCTCCCGCCGCCGCCGAGCGCCCCCGTGCCGATCGCCGAGCCCGTGCCGGGCATGGCGATCGTGTACGAGGACGACGACATCATCGTGGTCAACAAGCCCATCGGGGTCGCGGCCCACCCCACCACCGGCTGGACCGGCCCGACCGTGATCGGCGGCCTGCTGGGCACGGGCCACACCGTCGCCACGAGCGGCGCGGCCGAGCGCCAGGGGATCGTGCACCGGCTGGACGCCAACACCACCGGCTGCATGGTGGTGGCCAAGAGCGAGCGGGCCTACTCGCGCCTCAAGCGCGCCTTCCACGACCGCGAGGTGACCAAGCGCTACCACGCCCTCGTCCAGGGCCACCCGGACCCGTTCCGGGGCACCGTGGACGCGCCGATCGACCGGCACCCGTCCGGCAACGGGCGGTTCGCGGTGGTCGCGGGCGGCAGGCCCTCGGTCACCCACTACGACACGATCGAGGCGTTCCGGGCGGCGTCCCTGCTGGACATCACCCTGGAGACCGGCCGCACCCACCAGATCCGGGTGCACATGTCGGCGCTGCGCCACCCGTGCGTCGGCGACCTGCTCTACGGGGCGGACCCGACCCTCGCCGCGCGCCTGGGCGTCCAGCGCCAGTGGCTGCACGCGGTCAAGCTGGGCTTCATGCACCCGGCGACCGACGAGTACGTCGAGTTCACCAGCGCCTACCCCGACGACCTCCAGAAGGCGCTGGACGTCGTCGCGGCGGAGTCCTGATGGTGATGGCGCCGGAGCCGGAGATCGTCCTCGTGGAGGGCGCGGAGGGCCTCGGAGACGCCTTCGAGGTCCGCTTCGAGGTCTTCGTCGGCGAGCAGGGCGTGCCCGAGGAGATCGAGGTCGATGACCTCGACGACGTCGCCGACCACTTCGTCGCACGCTCCGGCGACGTCCCGCTCGGCACGGTCCGGCTGCTCACGCGGGTGCGCGAGGGCGTCGGCGTGCTCGGCCGCCTCGCGGTGCGCGAGCCGGCCCGGGGCACGGGCCTGGGCGCGGCGCTGGTGCGGGCGGTGGAGGACCACGCGCGCGCACGCGGCCTGAGCGCGATCGAACTGCACGCTCAGACCCACGCCGCGGGGTTCTACGCCCGCCTCGGCTACACCGCGTTCTGCCCGGTGCACGGGCGCCCCGGCGAAGCCGGGTTCTCAAAGTGCCCGTGCACCGGGCCAGGGGAGTACGGTCCGGAGGAGATGGAGGCGGGCATCCCGCACGTCTGGATGAGGCGCGAGCTGTAGGGGGCTCAGCCCTCGATCTCGCCCAGGCTGACGCGCACAGCGTGGATCGCCGCGTCGTAGAGGTCGGACTCCACCAGGGACGCGCCGGGGAAGCGGGCCAGCTCGCGCTGGAGGTCGGCGACCGACAGGTGGCTGATCAGCAGTGCGAGCGCGGTGCTGCCCGGCGGGACCGCCTCGCGCAGCTCGGCGATCTTCTCGTCCTTGATCCCGGTGTCGATCAGTTTGCCGAGCAGCGCGCCGCCGCCCGCGCTCGCCGCGCCCGCGACGAGCCCGCCGACCGGCCCGCCGAGCAGGGTGCCCAGCAGCAGGCCCCACATCCCCGCGCCCAGGGCGCCCCGCCCCGGGGTGACGTCGCGGGTCTCGCGGACGATCGACTTGCCGTCGGGTTCCCGCTCGATGAAGACCGCGTCGTGCACCTGGAGCTGCTCGTGCTTCTGCATCCGGGCCGCGGTGAGCATGAACTCGCTCGCCTTGAGCGGGTCGTCGAACCCGATCACGAGGAGTTTCTGCTGCGGTTGGTCTGCCATGATCCCCACCCTTCCCGTCCGGGACTCTCCCGGAACTTCACTACGATGGGATCATGCGCCCGATTGATTCAGAAACCGCCACATTGGCGGAGGTGCGTTCCGCCATCGACCAGGTGGACGCGGAACTCGCCGCGCTGCTGGAGCGCCGCGCCGCCCTCGCGGC harbors:
- a CDS encoding TraR/DksA family transcriptional regulator, encoding MREGEEHWTVKELAEVRTRLSAEIEEFTAEIRAAQNQAAEHGDSGEGAGDDQADAGAKTYEREHELALTNNCRDLLEQNERAIARIDAGTYGVCDNCGQAIGKARLQAFPRATLCVTCKQREERR
- the ileS gene encoding isoleucine--tRNA ligase, with the protein product MSFRPLPAQVDLPALERDLLSRWQDEKIFQRSLDRNADGPRWVFYEGPPTANGMPGVHHVEARVFKDVFPRFKTMQGFNVPRKAGWDCHGLPVEVAVEKELGLSGKPQIEAYGIAEFNERCRASVMRHTDAFEEMTERMGYWTDLANAYRTMDPAYVESVWWSLKVIWDKGLLFQDHRITPYCPRCGTGLSDHELGQPGGYETVSSPSVYVRMPVTSGRFEGADLLIWTTTPWTLVSNTAVAVHPDVTYVVAVKDGEKPVIVAEPLLESALGEGWTARESFSGTELERTPYSRPFELVEIPGAHFVLLADYVTVEDGTGLVHQAPAFGADDLQTCKRYGLPVVNPIGPDGRFAEDVPMVGGVLFKEADERLTEDLRERGLLFRGSHFEHSYPHCWRCHSALLYYALPAWYIRTTAVKDALLRENAGTNWFPETIKEGRYGEWLRNNVDWSLSRSRYWGTPLPLWICPDEHVTCVGSLKELSELAGEDHSELDPHRPFVDDVTFGCPVCAQTAKRVPDVIDAWYDSGSMPFAQHGAPYTDLPEFEANYPAQFICEATDQTRGWFYSLMAVGTLVFDKSSYENVLCLGLILAEDGRKMSKHLGNVLQPLPLMEQHGADALRWFMACSGSPWAARRVGHAALEEIVRKVLLTYWNTASFFVLYANAAAAQDGAWTPARLAEAPAPADRPLLDRWALAELHRTTAEVTAALEVFDTQAAGRRLTEFVDDLSNWYVRRSRRRFWEGPTTPENHSAFATLYECLETLTRLMAPLVPFLTDHVWDVLKPEGAPESVHLADWPTADPALVDTALTAQMALVRRLVDLGRAARTSSAVRIRQPLGRALVGAPGWAGLPEALRAQIAEELNVGAFEDLSSIGGDLVEYEVKPNFRELGKRYGKQTPLVAKAVTAADPVELVADVRAGAHTFEVPQVGTVELGAGDVIVTERPRSGWAVESAGGETLALDLEITPALRLAGLAREAVRMIQDARKQSGLEVTDRIRLVWTATDGDMAAALRAHGAEVAGEVLADALTEGAAEPTHTDADLGLAFALSRV
- a CDS encoding RluA family pseudouridine synthase, with amino-acid sequence MSDQRSLYVPEGLEGERVDTALARLFGLSRGRAAEVIAAGDVQIDGREVAKSDRVTAGAWLEVLLPPPPSAPVPIAEPVPGMAIVYEDDDIIVVNKPIGVAAHPTTGWTGPTVIGGLLGTGHTVATSGAAERQGIVHRLDANTTGCMVVAKSERAYSRLKRAFHDREVTKRYHALVQGHPDPFRGTVDAPIDRHPSGNGRFAVVAGGRPSVTHYDTIEAFRAASLLDITLETGRTHQIRVHMSALRHPCVGDLLYGADPTLAARLGVQRQWLHAVKLGFMHPATDEYVEFTSAYPDDLQKALDVVAAES
- the lspA gene encoding signal peptidase II, with the protein product MFGCVALLAVLIDQVAKIVVVATLEGQRPIELPLGISTLRVVRNAGAAFSIGTGMTWIFTIIALGVAVAIIRYAKDLRSTPWAITLGLLLGGAVGNLIDRLVRAPGVFHGHVVDWIEWPAWPFFDGWPVFNLADSCILFGGAFAVLLAGLGYQPDGSRETKASREEAAEEAPDESVEDAPAPADRTPADAAPEVKE
- a CDS encoding DUF1269 domain-containing protein, encoding MADQPQQKLLVIGFDDPLKASEFMLTAARMQKHEQLQVHDAVFIEREPDGKSIVRETRDVTPGRGALGAGMWGLLLGTLLGGPVGGLVAGAASAGGGALLGKLIDTGIKDEKIAELREAVPPGSTALALLISHLSVADLQRELARFPGASLVESDLYDAAIHAVRVSLGEIEG
- a CDS encoding GNAT family N-acetyltransferase; the protein is MVMAPEPEIVLVEGAEGLGDAFEVRFEVFVGEQGVPEEIEVDDLDDVADHFVARSGDVPLGTVRLLTRVREGVGVLGRLAVREPARGTGLGAALVRAVEDHARARGLSAIELHAQTHAAGFYARLGYTAFCPVHGRPGEAGFSKCPCTGPGEYGPEEMEAGIPHVWMRREL